The Thioalkalivibrio thiocyanodenitrificans ARhD 1 genome window below encodes:
- the uvrA gene encoding excinuclease ABC subunit UvrA: MSQDRIRIFGARQNNLKGLDIELPLNELIVVTGVSGSGKSSLAFDTVYAEGQRRYVETFSPYARQFLDRMDKPAVDRIEGVLPAIAIDQTNPVRTSRSTVGTMTELNDHLKLLYARGAHLHCRGCGARVRRDTPESIAGEWLTRDGTGQTRVMVVFPVSVPENFTVEEVKGHLRAQGYERLHLDLASRLEVIQDRLRAQPANRGRLVEALEAALHHGQGRVRVYPLGEDREPHAPIDYSADLHCAACDLHYSEPTPNHFSFNSPIGACEACRGFGRTMGIDLNLVIPDGRVSLGDGAVKPWQTDAYYECQAELKTFARKRGIPLDVPWDELTDEQREWVIEGEGDFDEGVWYGVRRFFDWLETRSYKMHIRVLLSRYRSYEPCKACHGARLRPDSLLWRLGTKPDADAVLSPTARFLPAGVSWSRDLLQSLPGLCLHDLMQVPLERCKQFFDGLHLPKPLDEATDLLLSEIRARLNYLCEVGLRYLTLDRQSRTLSGGEVQRINLTTALGTSLVNTLFVLDEPSIGLHPRDMDRVVGVMRRLRDAGNSLLVVEHDPQVMRAADRILDMGPGPGERGGEVVFFGTPAQILRSRRSLTGQYLTGRRQVAPSSASQPPDRDTAWLELRGAAEHNLKGIHARFPLGRLVCVTGVSGSGKSTLIQDLLYPALARLKGRPEYPSGAFESLSGHESLDAVVMVDQSPIGRTARSCPASYVGALDAIRKLFAEEPLAKERSYTAGTFSFNSGNGRCPVCTGSGFEHVEMQFLSDVYLRCGECDGRRYRPEVLQVKALGAQGHAADLSAVLEMTVSQALAFFAHVPEVLQSLEPLAAVGLEYLRLGQPVPTLSGGEAQRLKLAGHLAARQRGKGRGTTLFLLDEPTTGLHFEDIARLLKALRRLQAEGHSLIVIEHNLDVIRAADWLMDLGPEGGDGGGEIVCEGAPAQVMKHPRSHTGAALRADAQGLVAETAAPAYRTSRALPAEIRISNAREHNLKGVDIRVPRDRFTAITGVSGSGKSTVAFDILFNEGQRRYLESLNAYARSLVQPASRPEVDAVTGIPPTVAIEQRTSRGGHKSTVGTLTEVHHFLRLLYVKLGTQYCPDCDVAIEPQTPEAILAALLKQWKGREVQVLAPLVSARKGYYTDLARWARARGFEHLRVDGELIPTNPWPRLDRYREHDIELPVASLKITPMAEAELRQAIARGLDLGKGMIRVATVAGRAAERLYSTERACPSCARSFDVPDPRLFSYNARHGWCITCFGTGVVLKGFDEVHSGEEGEWLEEGETRQTCPACHGQRLRPEALAVRFRERSIGELSALPVKVARGWFEKLKPKARESAIARDILPEIRGRLAFLEQVGLGYLSLDRGAPTLSGGEAQRIRLAAQLGTNLQGVCYILDEPTIGLHPRDNRMLLDTLHRLQAKGNTVVVVEHDEETIRSAEHVIDLGPGAGERGGRLVAQGSVKQLMNTPESLTGQFLAHPLKHPLMARRPTRAGQEPALRIRGARLNNLRDVDVSIPLNRLVCVTGVSGSGKSTLVREVLYRNLSGRVGRRGRKPALTGCDALEGWQDLERVLEVDQTPIGRTPRSCPATYVGVFDRIRRLFAETPEARLRGWNASRFSFNTSGGRCDVCEGQGVRRIEMSFLPDVVVPCEACGGGRYGRETLEARYRECSVADVLQMSVDEAVPFFTAHPAIHHTLQLLQNVGLGYLRLGQPSPTLSGGEAQRMKLVTELARVRPDVRGRRKEPKGSLYVLDEPTVGLHMADVVRLIRVLHHLVEAGHSVVVIEHNLDVIAEADWIVDMGPGGGDGGGRVVAQGAPERMVRRKSATGRVLQTFLADR; the protein is encoded by the coding sequence ATGTCCCAGGACCGTATCCGCATCTTCGGTGCCCGCCAGAACAATCTCAAGGGCCTCGATATCGAGCTGCCGCTCAACGAATTGATCGTGGTCACCGGCGTGTCGGGGTCCGGCAAGTCCTCGCTCGCCTTCGATACGGTGTATGCGGAGGGGCAGCGCCGCTATGTGGAGACCTTCTCGCCCTACGCCCGGCAGTTCCTGGACCGCATGGACAAGCCGGCGGTGGATCGCATCGAGGGCGTGCTGCCGGCCATCGCCATTGACCAGACCAACCCGGTGCGCACCTCCCGCTCCACCGTGGGTACCATGACGGAGCTGAACGATCACCTGAAGCTGCTCTATGCCCGGGGTGCGCACCTGCACTGCCGGGGCTGCGGCGCGCGGGTGAGGCGGGATACGCCCGAGTCGATCGCCGGCGAGTGGCTCACCCGGGACGGGACGGGGCAAACGCGCGTCATGGTGGTCTTTCCGGTGTCCGTGCCGGAGAACTTCACAGTCGAGGAAGTGAAGGGGCACCTGAGGGCCCAGGGTTACGAGCGTCTCCACCTGGATCTGGCGTCGCGACTTGAGGTGATCCAGGACCGGTTGCGGGCGCAGCCCGCCAATCGTGGGCGCCTGGTGGAGGCCCTCGAGGCGGCCCTGCACCATGGCCAGGGACGCGTGCGGGTCTACCCCCTGGGCGAGGACCGCGAGCCCCACGCGCCCATAGACTATTCCGCGGATCTGCACTGCGCCGCCTGCGACCTGCATTACAGCGAGCCCACTCCCAACCACTTCTCCTTCAATTCCCCCATCGGCGCCTGCGAGGCCTGCCGGGGGTTCGGGCGTACCATGGGCATCGATCTAAACCTGGTGATCCCGGACGGCCGCGTGAGTCTGGGGGACGGGGCGGTGAAGCCCTGGCAGACCGATGCCTACTACGAGTGTCAGGCGGAGCTGAAGACCTTCGCCCGCAAGCGGGGCATTCCACTGGACGTTCCCTGGGACGAGCTGACCGACGAACAGCGGGAATGGGTGATCGAGGGGGAGGGGGATTTTGATGAGGGTGTCTGGTACGGCGTCCGGCGCTTCTTCGACTGGCTGGAGACCCGGAGCTACAAGATGCACATCCGGGTGCTGCTGTCGCGCTACCGCAGCTATGAGCCCTGCAAGGCCTGCCATGGCGCGAGGCTCAGGCCCGACTCCCTGCTGTGGCGCCTGGGCACGAAGCCCGATGCGGATGCCGTGCTGTCACCCACCGCGCGCTTCCTGCCCGCGGGGGTCTCCTGGTCTCGGGATCTGCTCCAGTCATTGCCGGGCCTGTGCCTGCATGATCTCATGCAGGTGCCCCTGGAGCGCTGCAAGCAGTTCTTCGATGGACTGCATCTGCCCAAGCCACTGGACGAGGCCACGGACCTGCTGCTGTCCGAGATCCGCGCGCGGCTGAACTATCTCTGCGAAGTGGGGCTTCGTTATCTGACCCTGGACCGCCAGTCCCGCACCCTGTCCGGCGGCGAGGTGCAGCGGATCAACCTGACCACTGCGCTGGGCACCTCGCTTGTGAACACCCTGTTCGTGCTGGACGAGCCCTCCATCGGCCTGCACCCGAGAGACATGGATCGGGTGGTGGGCGTGATGCGCCGGCTGCGGGATGCGGGCAACTCCCTGCTGGTGGTGGAACACGATCCCCAGGTGATGCGCGCCGCCGATCGCATCCTCGACATGGGGCCGGGTCCGGGTGAGCGGGGCGGGGAGGTGGTGTTCTTCGGCACGCCGGCGCAGATCCTGCGTTCCCGCAGGTCCCTCACGGGGCAGTATCTGACTGGCCGCAGACAGGTGGCCCCGTCCTCCGCCAGCCAGCCTCCGGACCGGGACACGGCGTGGCTGGAACTGCGCGGTGCCGCCGAGCACAACCTCAAGGGCATCCATGCGCGCTTCCCCCTGGGGCGTCTGGTGTGCGTCACCGGCGTGTCCGGCTCGGGCAAGTCCACCCTGATCCAGGATCTGCTGTATCCGGCGCTGGCCAGGCTCAAGGGTCGCCCGGAGTATCCGTCCGGGGCCTTCGAGTCCTTGTCCGGTCACGAGTCCCTGGACGCGGTGGTGATGGTGGACCAGTCCCCCATCGGCCGCACCGCCCGTTCCTGCCCGGCCAGCTACGTGGGCGCCCTTGATGCCATCCGCAAGCTGTTCGCCGAGGAGCCCCTGGCAAAGGAACGGAGCTACACCGCCGGGACCTTCAGCTTCAACTCCGGCAACGGCCGCTGTCCGGTGTGCACAGGCTCCGGCTTCGAGCATGTGGAGATGCAGTTCCTCTCGGATGTCTACCTGCGCTGCGGCGAATGTGACGGCAGGCGCTACCGGCCCGAGGTGCTCCAGGTCAAGGCCCTGGGGGCGCAGGGTCACGCCGCGGATCTGTCGGCGGTGCTGGAGATGACCGTCTCCCAGGCCCTGGCATTCTTCGCCCATGTTCCCGAGGTGCTGCAGAGTCTGGAGCCGTTGGCGGCCGTGGGTCTGGAATACCTGCGCCTGGGCCAGCCGGTTCCGACGCTCTCCGGCGGCGAGGCCCAGCGCCTGAAGCTGGCCGGACACCTGGCGGCGCGTCAGCGGGGAAAGGGCCGGGGCACCACACTGTTCCTGCTGGACGAGCCCACCACGGGCCTGCATTTCGAGGACATCGCCCGGCTGCTCAAGGCCCTGCGCCGACTGCAGGCGGAGGGGCACTCCCTGATCGTCATCGAGCACAACCTGGACGTGATCCGCGCCGCCGACTGGCTCATGGACCTGGGCCCCGAGGGGGGCGACGGGGGCGGCGAGATCGTCTGCGAGGGCGCCCCCGCGCAGGTGATGAAACATCCCCGCTCCCATACCGGTGCCGCCCTGCGCGCGGACGCGCAAGGACTCGTCGCGGAAACCGCCGCGCCTGCCTACAGGACTTCACGGGCCCTGCCCGCGGAGATCCGCATCAGCAACGCCCGGGAGCACAACCTCAAGGGCGTGGACATCCGGGTGCCCCGGGACCGCTTCACGGCGATCACCGGCGTGTCCGGCTCCGGCAAGAGCACCGTGGCCTTCGACATCCTGTTCAACGAGGGTCAGCGCCGCTACCTGGAGTCGCTGAATGCCTACGCCCGCTCCCTGGTGCAGCCGGCCTCCCGGCCTGAGGTGGACGCGGTCACCGGCATCCCCCCCACCGTGGCCATCGAGCAGCGCACCAGCCGGGGCGGACACAAGAGCACCGTGGGCACGCTCACCGAGGTGCACCACTTCCTGCGCCTGCTGTACGTGAAGCTGGGGACCCAGTACTGCCCGGACTGCGACGTGGCCATCGAGCCTCAGACCCCAGAGGCAATCCTGGCCGCGCTGCTCAAACAGTGGAAAGGCAGGGAGGTGCAGGTGCTGGCGCCCCTCGTCTCGGCGCGCAAGGGCTATTACACGGATCTTGCCCGCTGGGCCCGTGCCCGGGGTTTTGAACACCTGCGCGTGGATGGCGAACTGATCCCCACCAACCCCTGGCCGCGCCTGGATCGCTACCGGGAACACGACATCGAACTACCGGTGGCGAGCCTTAAGATTACGCCAATGGCCGAGGCAGAGCTGCGTCAGGCCATTGCCCGGGGACTGGATCTGGGCAAGGGCATGATCCGGGTGGCAACCGTCGCAGGCCGTGCCGCCGAGAGACTCTATTCCACGGAACGGGCCTGTCCCTCCTGTGCCCGGTCCTTCGACGTGCCCGATCCGCGCCTGTTCTCCTACAACGCCCGCCACGGTTGGTGCATTACCTGCTTCGGCACCGGCGTGGTGTTGAAGGGCTTCGACGAGGTCCACAGTGGCGAGGAAGGGGAATGGCTGGAAGAGGGCGAGACGCGCCAGACCTGTCCTGCCTGCCATGGCCAGCGCCTGCGGCCCGAGGCCCTGGCCGTGCGCTTCCGGGAGCGCTCCATCGGCGAGCTCTCGGCCCTGCCGGTGAAGGTGGCGCGCGGCTGGTTCGAGAAGCTGAAACCGAAGGCGCGTGAATCTGCCATCGCCCGGGACATCCTGCCGGAGATCCGCGGCCGGCTCGCCTTCCTGGAACAGGTGGGGCTGGGTTATCTGAGTCTGGATCGCGGCGCTCCGACGCTGTCCGGCGGCGAGGCCCAGCGCATCCGCCTGGCGGCCCAACTGGGCACCAACCTCCAGGGGGTCTGCTACATCCTGGACGAGCCCACCATCGGCCTGCACCCCCGGGACAACCGCATGCTGCTGGATACCCTGCATCGCCTGCAGGCCAAGGGCAACACCGTGGTGGTGGTGGAGCACGACGAGGAAACCATCCGCAGCGCCGAGCACGTGATTGATCTGGGCCCCGGTGCCGGGGAGCGGGGCGGACGGCTGGTGGCCCAGGGCAGTGTGAAGCAGCTGATGAACACGCCCGAGTCCCTGACCGGGCAGTTCCTGGCGCACCCTCTGAAACACCCGCTCATGGCGCGCCGCCCTACCCGGGCAGGGCAGGAGCCGGCCCTGCGCATCCGGGGAGCCCGGCTCAACAACCTGCGCGACGTGGACGTGTCCATTCCCCTCAACCGCCTGGTATGCGTCACCGGCGTATCCGGCTCCGGCAAGTCCACCCTTGTGCGGGAGGTGCTCTACCGGAACCTTTCCGGGCGGGTGGGCAGGCGGGGCCGCAAGCCGGCCCTGACGGGCTGTGACGCCCTGGAAGGCTGGCAGGACCTGGAACGGGTGCTGGAGGTGGACCAGACCCCCATCGGGCGCACGCCGCGATCCTGCCCCGCCACCTACGTGGGCGTGTTCGACCGCATCCGCAGGCTGTTCGCCGAGACCCCCGAGGCACGACTGAGGGGCTGGAACGCCTCGCGTTTTTCCTTCAACACCAGTGGCGGGCGCTGTGACGTCTGTGAAGGGCAGGGTGTGCGGCGCATCGAGATGAGCTTCCTGCCCGACGTGGTGGTGCCCTGCGAGGCCTGCGGCGGCGGGCGCTACGGCCGGGAAACGCTGGAAGCGCGCTACCGGGAATGTTCCGTCGCGGACGTCTTGCAGATGAGCGTGGACGAGGCTGTGCCCTTTTTCACCGCCCACCCGGCCATCCACCACACCCTGCAGTTGCTCCAGAACGTGGGCCTCGGTTACCTGCGCCTGGGCCAGCCCAGCCCGACCCTGTCCGGTGGTGAGGCCCAGCGAATGAAGCTGGTGACCGAGCTTGCCAGGGTGCGCCCGGATGTGCGAGGGCGCCGCAAGGAACCCAAGGGAAGTCTCTACGTCCTCGACGAACCCACCGTTGGTCTGCACATGGCCGACGTGGTCAGGCTGATCCGCGTGCTGCACCACCTGGTGGAGGCGGGGCACTCGGTGGTCGTCATTGAGCATAATCTTGACGTGATCGCCGAGGCCGATTGGATCGTGGACATGGGCCCCGGGGGGGGTGACGGGGGCGGCCGCGTTGTGGCGCAGGGAGCGCCTGAGCGCATGGTGCGGCGAAAGTCGGCCACCGGTCGTGTCCTGCAGACGTTTCTTGCCGACCGTTGA
- a CDS encoding bacteriohemerythrin: MNHDANQSSDPDRAVAFMSHDHEEARHLLERIVESLASSTGGESPDLRKDLRDFIEHTRAHFNREESLMREIDFPPLPVHKQEHDARLEELVSCLDDLDAGAVSLDEVRELFMGRFLPWYRRHCATMDVATEKFAKAHIETKDDG, encoded by the coding sequence ATGAACCACGACGCCAATCAGAGCAGCGACCCCGATCGGGCGGTGGCGTTCATGTCCCATGACCACGAGGAAGCCCGGCATCTTCTGGAGCGGATCGTGGAGAGCCTCGCGTCCAGCACGGGCGGCGAGAGCCCGGACCTTCGCAAGGATCTCCGGGATTTCATCGAGCACACGCGCGCGCATTTCAACCGGGAAGAATCCCTGATGCGGGAGATCGACTTTCCGCCATTGCCTGTCCACAAGCAGGAACACGACGCGCGTCTGGAGGAACTGGTCAGCTGCCTTGACGATCTGGACGCGGGCGCTGTGAGCCTGGACGAGGTGCGGGAGCTCTTCATGGGCCGGTTCCTGCCCTGGTATCGCCGCCATTGCGCCACGATGGATGTCGCCACGGAGAAATTCGCCAAGGCACATATTGAAACCAAGGATGACGGTTGA
- a CDS encoding Rrf2 family transcriptional regulator: MQITRRTDFALRVLIYLAVNPDRLSRISDIAEAYQISRHHLVKVVHELAGLGHIRTFRGKSGGMRLARPAEETRVGDVVRDMEENLEIINCSAPSLCVILPDCRLKNVLNDARDAFMDTLDRVTLADLVRNRESKLAGTLITKR, translated from the coding sequence ATGCAGATCACCCGCCGTACTGACTTTGCCCTGCGCGTCCTGATCTACCTCGCGGTCAACCCGGACCGGTTGAGCCGGATCTCGGACATCGCCGAGGCCTACCAGATCTCCCGCCACCACCTGGTCAAGGTCGTCCATGAACTGGCCGGACTGGGCCATATCCGGACGTTCCGTGGCAAAAGCGGCGGGATGCGCCTCGCAAGACCCGCCGAAGAGACACGCGTGGGTGATGTGGTCCGGGACATGGAAGAGAACCTGGAGATCATCAACTGCAGCGCGCCTTCATTGTGCGTCATCCTGCCGGACTGCCGCCTGAAGAACGTGCTCAACGATGCCCGGGACGCATTCATGGACACACTGGACCGGGTCACCCTGGCCGACCTGGTCCGGAACCGGGAGAGCAAACTGGCGGGGACGCTGATCACCAAGAGGTGA
- the ettA gene encoding energy-dependent translational throttle protein EttA — MAQYIYTMSGVGKVVPPKKEILKDISLNFFPGAKIGVLGYNGAGKSTLLRIMAGVDKEYVGEARPQPGIRIGFLPQEPQLDSDKDVRGNVEEGVGETKALVDRFNAIAEAFANPDADFDALLAEQAELQDKIDAAGAWDLERKLEVAADALRLPPWEADVSTLSGGERRRVALCKLLLSNPDMLILDEPTNHLDAESVAWLERFLQEFPGTVVAVTHDRYFLDNVAGWILELDRGHGIPWEGNYSSWLEQKEKRLEMEEKQESARRKNMEAELEWVRSNPKGRGTKSKARLKRFEELSSPDYQKRSETKEIYIPPGPRLGDVVVEMDGITKSYGDRVLYEDLSFSIPRGGILGIIGPNGAGKSTLFRMIVGQEQPDSGDIRVGETVQVAYVDQSRDALAAEKSVWEEISNGQDIIQVGNFQMPSRAYVGRFNFKGSDQQKLMKELSGGERNRVHLAKLLQSGGNLLLLDEPTNDLDVETLRALEEALLDFPGSAVVISHDRWFLDRIATHILAFEDDGSVVFFDGNYTEYEADRHKRLGSDADTPHRMKYRRLQH, encoded by the coding sequence CCCTGAACTTCTTCCCCGGCGCCAAGATCGGCGTGCTGGGTTACAACGGCGCCGGCAAATCCACCCTGCTGCGCATCATGGCCGGCGTCGACAAGGAGTACGTGGGCGAAGCCCGTCCTCAGCCCGGCATACGGATCGGTTTCCTGCCCCAGGAGCCGCAACTCGACAGCGACAAGGACGTGCGCGGCAACGTGGAGGAAGGCGTCGGCGAGACCAAGGCCCTGGTGGACCGCTTCAACGCCATCGCCGAGGCGTTCGCCAACCCGGACGCGGACTTCGACGCCCTGTTGGCCGAGCAGGCGGAGTTGCAGGACAAGATCGACGCCGCCGGCGCCTGGGACCTGGAGCGAAAGCTCGAGGTGGCGGCCGATGCGCTGCGCCTGCCGCCCTGGGAGGCGGACGTCAGCACGCTCTCCGGCGGTGAGCGCCGCCGCGTGGCGCTGTGCAAACTGCTGCTGTCCAACCCGGACATGCTGATCCTGGACGAGCCCACCAACCATCTGGACGCCGAGTCGGTGGCCTGGCTGGAGCGATTCCTGCAGGAGTTCCCGGGTACCGTGGTGGCGGTGACCCATGACCGTTACTTCCTGGACAACGTGGCCGGCTGGATTCTGGAGTTGGACCGCGGTCACGGCATCCCCTGGGAAGGCAACTACTCCTCCTGGCTGGAGCAGAAGGAGAAGCGCCTGGAAATGGAGGAGAAGCAGGAAAGCGCCCGGCGCAAGAACATGGAGGCGGAGCTGGAATGGGTGCGTTCCAATCCCAAGGGGCGCGGCACCAAGAGCAAGGCGCGCCTCAAACGCTTTGAGGAACTGTCGTCGCCGGACTACCAGAAGCGCAGCGAAACCAAGGAAATCTACATCCCGCCGGGCCCTCGCCTGGGTGACGTGGTGGTGGAAATGGACGGCATCACCAAGTCCTACGGTGACCGCGTGCTCTACGAAGACCTCTCGTTCAGCATCCCCCGGGGCGGCATCCTCGGGATCATCGGCCCCAACGGTGCCGGCAAATCCACCCTGTTCCGCATGATCGTGGGGCAGGAGCAGCCGGACAGCGGCGACATCCGCGTGGGCGAGACGGTACAGGTGGCTTATGTGGACCAGAGCCGCGATGCGCTCGCCGCCGAGAAATCGGTCTGGGAGGAGATCTCCAACGGCCAGGACATCATCCAGGTGGGCAACTTCCAGATGCCCTCGCGGGCCTATGTGGGCCGCTTCAACTTCAAGGGCTCCGACCAGCAGAAACTCATGAAGGAGCTCTCCGGGGGTGAACGCAACCGGGTTCATCTGGCCAAGCTGCTGCAGAGCGGCGGCAACCTGCTGCTGCTGGACGAGCCCACCAACGATCTGGACGTGGAGACACTGCGCGCCCTGGAAGAGGCTCTGCTGGACTTCCCGGGTTCCGCGGTGGTGATCTCCCATGACCGCTGGTTCCTGGACCGCATCGCCACCCATATCCTGGCCTTCGAGGATGACGGCAGCGTGGTGTTCTTCGACGGAAACTACACTGAGTACGAGGCCGATCGCCACAAGCGACTGGGCAGCGACGCGGACACCCCCCACCGCATGAAGTACCGGCGGCTGCAGCATTGA